A genomic stretch from Malus domestica chromosome 15, GDT2T_hap1 includes:
- the LOC103431576 gene encoding dof zinc finger protein DOF2.4-like, whose translation MIQELFGGAGLNNIAGGGERKSLTFHGGTTSSPSLSPSPSPSSSTTTTATATTTATAGLSNTENLRCPRCDSSNTKFCYYNNYNLTQPRHFCKTCRRYWTKGGALRNVPIGGGYRKNKSVTGSTASIDKTAAGKLKTVVSEIGRSGFGAGFDQEVQASPILWGSPQNSHLLALLKASHHQNPNPNQLCNSVNVKEEGGMNMIGSHMMTTEAIAMSTARTLGLDPVCQAPSLGLCSSFWRNNNQDQPPPSHHQQNGFIVGHEVQSSNIGIQELFQRLTPSTSQSCSYYSDQLNNVVASSSSSSLSSYSTSSILDSSPVVGGGEMGYSWNPAFTAWSFDLPTTNGAYH comes from the coding sequence atGATCCAAGAACTGTTTGGAGGTGCAGGCCTTAATAACATAGcaggaggaggagagaggaaATCGCTCACCTTTCATGGTGGTActacttcttctccttctctgtCTCCTTCACCATCCCCTTCTTCCTCAACAACtaccaccgccaccgccaccacaACAGCCACGGCAGGTTTATCAAATACTGAGAACTTGAGATGCCCAAGATGCGATTCTTCCAACACCAAGTTCTGCTACTACAACAATTACAACCTCACTCAACCCCGCCACTTCTGCAAGACCTGTCGCCGCTACTGGACAAAAGGAGGAGCCCTCCGCAACGTTCCAATTGGCGGCGGCTATAGAAAAAACAAGAGTGTCACCGGGTCAACGGCTTCCATAGACAAGACCGCCGCAGGGAAGTTGAAAACGGTGGTGTCAGAGATTGGCCGTTCAGGATTTGGTGCGGGGTTCGATCAGGAGGTCCAAGCAAGCCCAATACTATGGGGCTCGCCCCAGAATTCTCATTTACTAGCCCTGTTAAAAGCCAGTCATcatcaaaaccctaaccctaatcaaCTTTGTAATTCTGTAAATGTGAAGGAAGAGGGAGGTATGAATATGATTGGGTCCCACATGATGACTACTGAGGCAATTGCAATGAGTACTGCTCGAACCCTGGGTTTGGATCCAGTGTGCCAGGCTCCTTCACTTGGCCTGTGCAGCTCTTTCTGGAGAAACAACAACCAAGATCAACCACCTCCAAGCCATCACCAACAAAACGGTTTCATTGTTGGTCATGAAGTTCAAAGCAGCAATATTGGAATTCAAGAATTGTTTCAGAGGCTAACACCATCAACATCACAATCATGTAGTTATTATTCTGACCAACTAAATAATGTGGTGGCGTCTTCATCCTCCTCATCATTGTCTTCATATTCCACGTCATCGATTTTGGATTCGTCTCCGGTGGTTGGCGGTGGCGAAATGGGTTACAGCTGGAACCCGGCGTTTACCGCGTGGTCATTTGATCTTCCGACAACCAATGGTGCATATCATTAA